The Leptospira yasudae DNA segment CAACTGCGGTATTTTCTAGAAGAGAAATTGGAAGGAATTTTGGATGAGGCCCGGAAGGTAAAAAAAAGGCGTCAGGAGGTCTTACACGGCAAATTGACTCCTAAACCCGATTCGGAAATCCCTCAATCCGGGGATGTTGCAGAAGAGAGACAGTTGAAGCTTTGGGAATAGGTTGGGTCTCAAAGAATGCGAACATAATAAAAAAGATGGACAGTCCTGGAAGCGATTCTTAGGATTGAACCAATGGACAATAGCTTCTTTTCAGAAAGCGAAAACGGCCAGGGTTTCCCAGTAAAACGGGACATTCTCGATATCATGGATTCATATCGATATATGAATTCTTCCTATTTCTTTGATTTTCTTTCCGACGGACGCTGGGACCACGGTACCGGCTGGATTGAAAAGAATATGAGCGGGGCCGATTGGTCCACGCGTTATGTTCCGGAGAGCATCGAGCGTTATAAAAAGCAGACAAAACGTTCTCGAAAATCTCTGTAAGAAATTTCACACCTATCTTTCCTCTTAACGTTCTTAGTTTTAAGGACGCAGGCACGACTTTTTAGCAAACCCACTGATCTTTTTTTTAACAATCAACGTTTCCGTTCCCTCCGAAGGACCGATTCATTCGGAAGAATTCAATCTTACGTTACGCCTCCTTTCGAACTATTTCCGAATAGAATCCTGGCTTTTTTCAGAATCGCAAATTGACGCGGGTTTTGTAGAATTTTTGGTCCTGCCAAATGGAAGGAGGGGTTTGATGTTGAGTCGGCGTTTTTATTGAATTGGGTGAAGTTTGGGGAGAAGTGATGAACGGCGGTGATCGGTTACAAACAAGGCTGGCAGAATGTTGTGAAAGGCGCCCAGCGGATCGACATCGACATCCAGGCGGGAGTGATCGGCGGCGTTTTCAAGGCCGCCTTTGGAAGAAATCTTAATTTAAGAGTCGGATGTTTCCGACGTCGATGAATCTTCTGTAAACGAGTTTGTTCTTTTCTTTCAGAGGATTGAAGATTAGAACCACAACCTTATTGTAAGTCACGTAACCGGGTCTGTACTCTGTGTAGTGGTGGGACATCAAAGTCGTTTTGTATTTCGCGCTGTAGATCGTATACGTGTGTTTGTTCAAAGAATCGTGGGATTGTTTCTTTTTCTCTTCCTCGGTTTGATCCACGAAGTTGCTCAAAAGAACCTGATCTTTTTTCGGACCTTGTTCTCCAAAGATCGTAAACTCAAGAGCGTTTTCGGGATGATTGGTAAGATACGTGATCGTTTCGGTCAACGCAGGAAGAGACATCTTCACCATCTCGCCTCGAGCGATGCGATCGTCGTAATCCTTCTTCACTTTGTTGTATCTTTCTTCTCCCCAAACCGCTTTGGATTCGAGTTTTTGAGGCATCAGGTTTTGGAAGTTGATGATAAGAGTGCTGTTCTCTACGTCGTATCCTCTCCATTTAGGAAACGGAACCAGATCCCGTTTTTCCGGATTGACCGCGGTCGATTCGTTTACCGCTAAAATATAAATGGAGAATTTTGCGGGATCGAAATCGCGGTTTTCCATTTCCACCATCACGTCCAGAAATTCTCCCTTACCGTTGTCCGAATGTCTGCGGAAGAAAGAAATGTTCTTCACTGCGAGACGTTCATCGTAATAGGATAGGGGATAATATTCTGTTCCTCCGTCCTTTTTGTTCGGATCGGGTTTTTCTGCGTTCTGGCTAAAGGTCGTATGACCCACGAAAAGAAGTAGCAGGCAAACAGAGATTCTTAAAAAAGATTTCATAGTTATTCTGGTCCGATGGAATTCTTACTAATTTATATCGGCCTTTGAAAGCCGGAAATTAGGTTAGGAAAGTCGTTTTTTGTAAAAATTACCGTTTTCGGTTATTTTCGTCAACGTGAACTACTTTCGGAGAGTAGTTGGCGGGAAGTTCTTTTTCTTCCACTTGAGCGTAGGTGATGATGATGACTTTGTCGCCTTTCATCCCGAGTCTTGCGGCCGCTCCGTTCAAACAGATTTCTCCGGAACCGCGTTTTCCCTCGATGATGTAGGTTTCGAAACGGGCGCCGTTGTTTACGTTCACTACGGAAACTTTCTCATATACGCGCATTCCCGCCGCGTCTACGAGATCCATATCCACGGTCAGACTACCTTCGTAGTTTAGATCCGCGTCCGTGACCGTAGCCCGGTGGATTTTACCTTTCATTACGGTTATCTGCATTTTAGGGTCCCGCTATTCGCTAAATAGTACCTTAAAAATTTTACCGGAGATATTTAAAAGCGTTTTCCTCTTGAAAAAGTGAATTTTGGTATTGATGGTATCCTTGTTGAAGGGAATTTCCGCAAAAAGCGGCGAAATGATGTAGTTTTCATAGAGATTTGGATATACTCGATTCTCATCATAAACCGCATTTTTGAAGTTTTCCAATACCTTACGGATGATTCTCTTTTCCTGTCGATTGAGGTCGACCGCTTCCTCTCCAGGCTCACCCGTCCAGACGATTTGAAATCCGGAGATTCCTTTTTCCGTCAGTCGGGGTTTGATATCTATTAGACCGTTTTTTCTCAAATGAAGCAACGCTCCCTGAAAATCCAAAGCGCAGGGAGAATCCTCCAAGTGGATATAGGTCTGGTTCGTGATGAGCTTTGCGTTCTTCTGAAAGTAAACCCCGTCCGCAAAGTAGATCAGTTTGGAAAGGGAGAGGCGGTCTCTTCCGTTCGGAGATTTCTGCAGGATAAAAGAGATGACTTCTAAGAGTTTTTCCATATAAAGAATCTTGTGAGAATGATCGAACCGAAAGGGGAATTTCCGTACCTCCGTTATTTGGAACTGCAGGAAAAACTGCGGAAGTCCAGAAAGGAGTGCATTCTATTTTTGGAACACGCTCCCACGATCACCGGCGGAATCAATTATAATCTAGAGAATCTTCTCTTGGGGAAGGAATTTCTGGAATCTCAGGGAATTCAGATCCATTTTATCCAAAGGGGAGGCGATTTTACGGCGCACGAACCCGGTCAGCTGGTCGTTTATGCGCACGTGGATTTGAAACGCAGGGAACTTTCGATCCGTTCTTATCTGGAGAATCTGCTGGCGGCCGTGATCGACGCCGCTCGTGTCACCTGGGATCTGCGTCTGGTCACCGATCCGGATTCTCCCGGATTGTATCTGGAATTGAACCCGGGCAAAAAGATCTGTTCGATCGGAGTGAACTTCAAATCCTTTTTTACGAGTCACGGAATCGCCTTTAACGTCGACAACGACTTCCGTGCGTTTCGCTGCATCAACCCCTGCGGGAGAAATTGGATGGATATGACGAGCGTAGGGATGCTCGGTTTGGACGCAGGACAAGCTAAGAAGAACGAATTTATTTCCCGCCTTCGGGAAAATCTGAATTCGTTTCTAAATCCTCGAAAAACTCTCGTTTCCGGCGAAAAGTAAGTCCGGAACCGTTTTTATTCTCAAGAGAAAACCTCATTTCTTCCGATTGGTTGGATAGAGGTCTCAGAGTGAAGATTTTCAAAAGTATATTCTATTTTCTTTTACTGCTGATCGTTTGCGAATCGATCGCACTCGGAGCCGTGGCCTGGTCCTTTTTAGAATCCTCTTTGGCCTCATTCGAACTTTTGAAAATCGGTTCGGACAACCGCGCGCGTGATACGTTAGGCACTCTTGCCAAGGCGGCGGAGAATTCCGGCAGCGACGCGTCCTACGACGACATGAACTTCGTTTTTTCGAGAATGACCAAGGTTTCGGACAAGGACAACGACGGTTATACGATCAAGGAAATCTTTTTGACGAACGAAGCGGGAATCGTTCTCGCTCATTCCAATCCGCAATATCTTCAGGAGACTTTGAAAAAAAGAAAGCCGGAAGCGTTGTATCAGGACGCGTTGTACACGAGGGCGTTTCGTCTTCGCAAATGGCAGATCAGCATTCCGGTTTTATTGGGACAAAAGAAAGAAGCTCTTTCCAAGAGCGTATTCTTTTCCAAGTTCGAAAGTTTTTTTCCGGAAATCAGCGAACCTGAAATTCTACTTTCCGCGGCCGTTTATCATCCCGTAAAACTCGAACGAGTCGCCGCGATTCACATGATCTACGATCGAGGAAACTTCCGCACGTTCGTATTCAAACAAACGGAATTGTTGGAATGGCTTTTGAGAAACTACTCTTTGATTGCTTTGGGAGCCGCGCTGTTTTTGGAATTCATCTATCTATTGCTTACGCTCGGAAATTCCACAAAGGAAACGGTTCCCGATTACGGTTCCAGACCTCTCGTGGAAAAGGTTTCGCATCCAAGCGCGACTAACGTTCCCGTTCTTGCGAAACAATCCAGTCCGTTGGATTCGGTCGCGTTTCCGGGATCGCTCGGAAATTCCTCTTCCGGCACGAGCGGCAACTTGTCGAATGCGCCTTCTCCCGTGTTGACCGCTTCGGTTGTGACCGAGCCTGTGGGAACTGCACCTTCTCCCGTCGTACATACCGCCGCTTCCGCGGGACCGATCGAAGCCGGACATTCTTCTGCAAGCGTCGCTCCGCACGGAGTTCCCGCTTCTTCTTCCCTGCAAACGGGCAACGTTTCCCAGAGCGCGGCGCATGGAAACCCGACGGTCGTCGCGTCGAAAGAAGAAATTCTAGACGCGATCTATTTAGGATAAGATACGAACGTGGAAATCCGATCCAGACTTTCCGGAAATATTCTCAAGCTCAAGCTGCGGGGACGATTGGACTCCGCAAGCGCGGAGGATTTTTATTCCTATCTTAAATCCAAATGGGAAGAAGGAATCCGCAAGTTCCTATTCTCCTGCGAGGAATTGGAATACATCGAATCCGAAGGGATCAGCGTTCTTGCAAGATTCGAAAATTTTCTGAAAAACAGGGGAGCTTCCTCCGCCTATTGCGCGTTCAACGAAGAATGCAAAACCCTTCTCAGCTTTTTGGGTTTCGGCAAGTCGATCGCGTTCTTTGAGGATCCGGCTCGAGCGGAAGAATATCTTTCTCTCATCAAGATTCAGGATCAGAGAAGTTCTCAGGTAGCACCGAGCGCCGTTTCCAAAATCAAAAAGAATTCTCCCGTTCAATTTTATTCTTCCGGATCGCGGAAAGCTTCCGGTTCCGGCGGTTCGCATTTGATTTATATTCCGGAGATTCAAACCGTTCCCGAAACGGAAGGAACTTCGGATTCCGGTTCTTCGGTGGAATCCGCTAAACCGACATTGGCGGGAACATCGGGACTTGCGAGTCAATCCGAACGATTGCAGGCATTCTTAAACGAAGAGAAAGAAGAAACGACTTCTTCCAATCAATCGAGAACCGCACTGAATGAGGGAGCTCCTTCTGAGTCGAGCGCGGGCGCTGAACGAAAAGAAGGTGCCGATGTTTACTCGGCAAAATCCGCGTTGGAGAAGGCGATTCGCACCGAAAAGAATTTTCCGAAGCGGATCATCTATTGTGGCGCTTGTTCTTCCCGAATCCGAGTTTCCAAACCGGGAAGATATCAATGTCCGGCGTGTCAGATTCAGTTTGACCTAAACACCATGGGCGGAGTTCGATACCTAGAAAAACTTCTAGGACCCTGATCGTTGTCTAACGCCGCATCGCGAAGCATCGCACTTTCGTTTTATACCTTTTTATCCAGAATCCTCGGATTGATCCGGGATCATTTTATGGCGGTTTCGTTCGGAACGGGAATGGTCGCCTCCGCGTTTTCGGTCGCGTATCGTTTGCCGAACATGTTCCGCAATCTCCTCGCGGAAGGAACTCTTTCCCAGTCCTTTATGCCCTTGTATTCCGAGTCGGGCAAGATCGGAGAAGAAGAAGCGAAGGTGATGAGCGGCGCCGTTCTTTCGTTTTTGTTCTTTATCCTCTCGCTTCTCGTGGGAGTTATGTTTCTTTTTTCCCCTGTCTTCCTCCCGATCCTAGTCGGAGGCACGAAGGAATATTCCGATCTCGTAATCGAACTTACGTATATTCTGTTTTTCTTAATCGTCACCGCGAGTTTGTCCGCGATCTTCATGGCGATCTCCAATTCCAAGAACCGTTTCTTTGTTCCGTCCCTTTCTCCGATCATTTTGAATCTCAGTTATCTGTTCGTGTTTTTCTTTTTGTTTCCGTTCGTGGACGATCTGCACGAACGTGTGATCGTTCTTTGTTCCGCGATCGTTACGGGAGGCTTTCTGCAGTTCGCGGTTCAAGCTTGGTATGTTTGGAAAAAGAAGGACATGCCGAAGATCAACTTCAACTGGAAACATCCCGCGATCAAAAAGATCTTTCGGTTGATGCTTCCCGCAGCGCTCGGAGGAGGGTTTTATCAACTCAGTCTTCTCGTGGATATTTTTTTGGCGAATTGGGTGCAGAATCAAAACCCCGGACTCGGAGCCGTCGTAAGTTTGGATTACTCGCAAAGACTGGTGCAATTGCCGACCGGAATCATAGGAGTCGCGCTCGCGACGACGATTCTTCCCGCGCTTTTGCAATCCTTAAAAAAAGAAGAATGGTCCGCGATCGGTCACGAACTTTCGGGCGCGCTCGAGTTCGCATTATTTTTAACGGTGCCCGCCGCGATCGGAATGGTGTTTCTGGCGGGGCCGATTTTGGATTCGATTTATTTCGGAGGGAAATGGGATCATATCGCGACGCACACCGCGACGCTGCCTCTCGTGTTTTACTCTTTGGCGATTCCGTTTTTCAGCATCAATAAAATATTGATTTCTTCGTATTACGCGTTTCAGGACACGAAAACCCCGCTGCGTATCCAGTCGATTTCGTTTACGATCAATATCGTTTTGAATCTTTCCCTGGTTTGGTTTTTAAAACATTCCGCGATCGCGCTTTCTTCGGCGATTTCCGCGATGATTACGTTTCTGCTTTTGGGAACCCTTTTGAAACGGCACAAGGTCCAATTCCCCTGGCCGGAACTCTTGAAAAAAATTTCCAAAATGGCGGTGCCGTTTTTGTTATTGGGGAGCGTTCTATTCTTTCACCAAATATTCTTATATTCTCCGATTCTAAATTACTTGGACTCTCAGGGAATCGGCTACGCGCAGGCTTCGAGAATCAATCTGTGCGTCGTGATCCTTCCGGCGATTCTGATTTTTTTCGCCTCGAGTCTCGTTTTTCGAGTGGATGGGATATATCTGTTAGTGGGAAGATTCCGAAGAAAGAACCGCGCCGCTTAGAAGGATGAAACTTACGATTCACGTTAAACCGAACTCGAAGAAAGTTTTTTTGAGAAGGGAAGAAGACGGATCGATTACGGTGGCGGTTCGAGAACCGGCTCTCGAGGGAAAGGCGAATGCCGCCGTGATCGCGGCCTTATCCGAAGAACTGGGAGTTCCGAAAAAGAAAATTCGGATTCTTTCCGGAGAGAAAGGAAAAAAGAAAACGATTGAAATCGATCCCTAAGAATTGTTTTTCTATAAGAATGCGAAATCGAATCCTTCTGACGATATTTCTTTTACTGCCCGGGATTTTGACGGCGCAGACAAAATCGCAAACGGAAGATCCTTTCGACGAGCTCGTCCGCGAAAAGCAGGAGTTATTCGGAAGCGAAAAAGAGGAGAAGTATCCGGTCCGCGCCCTTTTTTTGGACGTGGAAAAATGGGAGGGGCATTCCTCTTGGCATCTGTTCTGGTTTATCCGAAAAACCGATTATCCGAAATTTAAGCAATTTAGAATATTCCCTTTTTATAATTCAATCGAGGCTAAGTCCGGAAAGGCGAGTCTTGAATATCTATTCCCGCTTGCCGGTTATCGGCGCGTGGAAGCCGAAGGCGTCGAGGAAAAGACATTTCTATCTCCTCTCTACTATCGGAATTCGATTCAACCCGCCAACGGAGGAGTAGGGTATAAGGAGAACACGAACTTCTTTTGGCTCGGTTACAATTCGAATTCTTCCGGTCCGGGGTTTGAAAAGAATTTCTGGATGGTTCCGGGATTTTTTCCGCTGATGACCCGTAACGTCGAGTTGATCAACGGTCTGCGAGAAACGCATACTATGTTTCTTCCGGCTTTGTATTTCAATACCGAGAGCGCTCAGGAATCCAAAACGATTCTTGCGTTGTTTCGTTGGGGACACGATACGGAAAAAAGATTCTTCAACTTCTTTCCTTTGCTGCATTATACGAATTACAAAACCAGAGAGGATTATTCCTTTACGTTCTTTCCCCTCTTTCATCAATCCAAGTCGAATATTAACTCGAAGAAGTTCGCTTTGTATTCTCCGCTTTGGTTTCAAGAAGAGGAAAAGACGAACGATTCGTACGATAATTTCGTATTTTCGCCGATTCTACTTTTCTACAGATCGAAAGCGATTTCCCTCAAATACGAATCTTCAACGTATTTTTGGGCTCCGCTCGCTCTGTATCTCCGAGATGAAGGAGAAAATTATAAAATTCGAAACTTCCTTTTGTTCCAATGGGGAAAAGAAAAGGATTGGAGTTACTTTCGGGTTCTGCCTTTGTTTTATTGGTCGGGAACGAAGAATCAAAACGACGGCGCTCTTACGTTTTTTCCGTTCGTTTTTTACAAAGAGAATTCTTACTTAACCGTCTTTCCGATCGCGTTTTACAAAAAGGATTCCTATCTTACCCTGTTTCCGTTTTATCATCACTCCTATGAAGGGGATGATTTCAGACAATATTATCTTCCGTTCGTGTATCGCCGGATCGGGAAAGAGGATACGGAAACGTTAATCCTGAACACCTATTGGAGTAAAACCAAAGACGAACTGACTTCGTTGAACGTTTTTCCGTTTTGGTTTTATAAAAAGGACGAGTACAAACACTTTGTTCCCTTTTATTTTTCCTGGAAGGAATCCAAGGAGGAATCCGCCTTTGCCGGACCTCTTTATTTTCATTCTTCCAAAAAGGATTCTTCTTCGAGTTATTTGATCAATACGTTTTGGAAGTTCGATAAGGGTGAGCTGACCTCGTTTACCTTTTTTCCGATTTGGTTTTATCAAAAGGACGCATACAAACATATTGTTCCCTTTTATTTTTCCTGGAAGGACGATGACGGAGGGGACAATCGCGGAGGTCCTCTTTATTATCAATATCGTTCCAAAGACGTGTATCAGGATTATTACCTGAACACGTATTACAAACGGGAACGAGGGAAGGGGCTCACCGAACTCGTCAGTTTTCCGTTCGTTTTTTACAAAGAGAATTCTCATCTAACCTTATTTCCGATCTATCATCATGCGAAGGACGGAGACGATTTTACGCAGTATTTTTTATTGCCTCTTCCGATGTTTCGACATGTCCGAAAACTCGAATCGGAAACGTTGGTGCTGAACGCGTATTGGACTCGGGATGAAAAGGGAGAATATCGTTCTTCTCTTTTCTTTCCGTTCTACTTTCATAAGAAGAATTCCTATTTGCATATTCCTATTGTTTTGTTTTTCCAGACCGAAGACGCGACATATAAGGAAACCTTCGCTCCCTTGTTTTACAAATACGCAAGCGCCGCTGAAGACGAATTTTTTCTTTTAGGATATCATACGTACAGTTCGAACCGTTCTTCGTTCACGAGATTCTATCCGTTTTACTATTCTTCGCGTGAAAAAGACGAATCCTCCTTTTTGGGATTGGCGGGATTGTTTTATCGTTGGAAGGATCCATCGGGCGAGACGACGACTCGGACGATTTTACCGCTGCACTACTATCAAAAAAACGAATATAATCTTTGGCTTCCGTTTTATTATCGAATCGGAGGCGACGATAAAAACTACGTTTCCTTCAGCCCTCTTCATTACAGATTGCGCTCTCCGAACGTGGACCGGGATTGGCTGTTGTTGTATTATTCTTCCGAAAACAGGGAGGAGAAAACGAGTTCCCGATTTGTCGCTCCTTTGTATTTCGAATGGAAGAGCAAGGAATCGAGAGGGGACATTCTGCTTCCCGCTTATCTCAAGTATTACGAAAAGAACAAAAATCTGGAATTGTATTTCGGCGGGATTTCGATTTCGCAAACCGGAGGAAAGTTCGACGCGTCTTTGAAGTCGAGCGCGAGCGGAAAAGAATTCTACGTCGACTTGGATTATTCTTTCATCTACAACATCTTCAGCGTTTCGCTCAGAAAGGAAGTTTCCAATCCTCTGACGTTCTTTTCGGATGAAACGAAGGACGCTCCTTCTCCCGTAACCCCTCAGGCTCAAAAGGGAAAGAAGGTCGAAACGACGAAAGAAGTTCGTCTTGCGGTCGTGGGGGAAGAGGAAAAACCTTCCACTTCTCCGGAAGGATCCAGCTTCGCTTCGTATAAGAAGTTGGCGAGGGAAAATTCAAGAAATTATTTCGGATGGGAAGCGTTGTTCGGAATCGCGAGTTATCAATCCGGAGACGATAAAAAGCACTTCCGCATTCTTCCTTTGGGCTGGTTTACTTGGGGAAAAAACAACAGCGATCGGATCTTTGCGTTTCCTCTTCCGTTGCCTACGTTTTGGGGAACGGTCGGCGACGAATCCTACCGCGTAATCTTTCCTTTGTATGCGGAGCAGAAGAAGGGGGAAGATTTTATCCGATCCTTAGGAATCATTCTGTTCGTTATGGAGCAGGAAAAGGATAGAAGAGAATATTCGGTTTTATGGCCCTTGATCCGTTATGCGAAATCGAAAGACGAAACTTCGTATCGATTCTTTCCTTTTTTCGCACATAGGGAAGCGGCGGATCGTCTCGAAACGAAGAGTATTTTCTATTATCGATCCAAAGAAAAGACCGGATCGTACGAAGCTTCCTCGTTTCACGGGATTTTGTTTCCGTTGTATCAGGCTTCCGAGGAAATCTTTACGAAGAACGATACCGTATCCGGTTCCGGTTACAGCGCGTTTTTACCGTTTTATTATCGGAATTACGAGGATCGAGTAACGGGAGGAGTTTCCGTATTTAAGGAGAGAAATCTGTATTCTCCGTTGTTTTTGTATTCGTCCAAGGAGGATTCTTTCACGAATTCCAAATCGTCCTCGGTTTTGAGCCCTTTTTTCTACGCATCGTATGAAGAAAAACGAATATTAGAGAAACAATACGTTTCCGATTTGAATCTTGTGCTGCCTTTGCCTTTGGTTTTTTGGGGACAGGAAGGGGACGAAAAATACAGATTCGTTTTCGGATATTACGGTTCCACCGCTCCGGAGAGAACGTCTTGGAATTTTCTGCTCTTATTCGGTTCTTCCAATACCAAGCGGGAACAAAAAGAGGAAACGTTTTCGTACGCATTCCCTTTCTTCTTTCAAACCACTACGCTGGATAAGGGGGAATGGAGTTCCACTTCAACCACGATTCCGATTTTTTATTCTTCGGAAACGACTCCCGTTTCATCCGAAACTCGATGGGCGCTTTTATTCAGCCGTAAATCGATTCCGAATCAAGGTTATTCCAAAGTGGCTCTTGCTCCTTTCTTTTACTGGGAAGAACGAAAGAATCCGTTCGGACAAACCGAAACTTCTTTGTATCATCCTCTGCACTTTCAAAAAAAGGTGGTGCAGGGGGATTCAAAGGTTAAGTCCACTTACGAAAAGAATTTCTATCCGCTTCCGCTCCTGTCTACGTACGAAAGCGTAACGGAAACCGATCCGGTCAAAGGAACCGTGGAAGAAAGAAGCGGTTGGGATTGGTTGTTCTTTGCGAATTACGAAAAAAGAAATTTTCCAAGTATTCAAAAGAAGGAATCGGATTTTAAAATTTTGCTCGGCGGAATTTGGGGTTATTCTTCCGCAAACGAT contains these protein-coding regions:
- the panD gene encoding aspartate 1-decarboxylase; protein product: MKGKIHRATVTDADLNYEGSLTVDMDLVDAAGMRVYEKVSVVNVNNGARFETYIIEGKRGSGEICLNGAAARLGMKGDKVIIITYAQVEEKELPANYSPKVVHVDENNRKR
- a CDS encoding type II toxin-antitoxin system antitoxin SocA domain-containing protein, which produces MEKLLEVISFILQKSPNGRDRLSLSKLIYFADGVYFQKNAKLITNQTYIHLEDSPCALDFQGALLHLRKNGLIDIKPRLTEKGISGFQIVWTGEPGEEAVDLNRQEKRIIRKVLENFKNAVYDENRVYPNLYENYIISPLFAEIPFNKDTINTKIHFFKRKTLLNISGKIFKVLFSE
- the lipB gene encoding lipoyl(octanoyl) transferase LipB, with product MIEPKGEFPYLRYLELQEKLRKSRKECILFLEHAPTITGGINYNLENLLLGKEFLESQGIQIHFIQRGGDFTAHEPGQLVVYAHVDLKRRELSIRSYLENLLAAVIDAARVTWDLRLVTDPDSPGLYLELNPGKKICSIGVNFKSFFTSHGIAFNVDNDFRAFRCINPCGRNWMDMTSVGMLGLDAGQAKKNEFISRLRENLNSFLNPRKTLVSGEK
- a CDS encoding LIC_12071 family protein, which gives rise to MDRGLRVKIFKSIFYFLLLLIVCESIALGAVAWSFLESSLASFELLKIGSDNRARDTLGTLAKAAENSGSDASYDDMNFVFSRMTKVSDKDNDGYTIKEIFLTNEAGIVLAHSNPQYLQETLKKRKPEALYQDALYTRAFRLRKWQISIPVLLGQKKEALSKSVFFSKFESFFPEISEPEILLSAAVYHPVKLERVAAIHMIYDRGNFRTFVFKQTELLEWLLRNYSLIALGAALFLEFIYLLLTLGNSTKETVPDYGSRPLVEKVSHPSATNVPVLAKQSSPLDSVAFPGSLGNSSSGTSGNLSNAPSPVLTASVVTEPVGTAPSPVVHTAASAGPIEAGHSSASVAPHGVPASSSLQTGNVSQSAAHGNPTVVASKEEILDAIYLG
- a CDS encoding STAS domain-containing protein, with the protein product MEIRSRLSGNILKLKLRGRLDSASAEDFYSYLKSKWEEGIRKFLFSCEELEYIESEGISVLARFENFLKNRGASSAYCAFNEECKTLLSFLGFGKSIAFFEDPARAEEYLSLIKIQDQRSSQVAPSAVSKIKKNSPVQFYSSGSRKASGSGGSHLIYIPEIQTVPETEGTSDSGSSVESAKPTLAGTSGLASQSERLQAFLNEEKEETTSSNQSRTALNEGAPSESSAGAERKEGADVYSAKSALEKAIRTEKNFPKRIIYCGACSSRIRVSKPGRYQCPACQIQFDLNTMGGVRYLEKLLGP
- the murJ gene encoding murein biosynthesis integral membrane protein MurJ, with product MSNAASRSIALSFYTFLSRILGLIRDHFMAVSFGTGMVASAFSVAYRLPNMFRNLLAEGTLSQSFMPLYSESGKIGEEEAKVMSGAVLSFLFFILSLLVGVMFLFSPVFLPILVGGTKEYSDLVIELTYILFFLIVTASLSAIFMAISNSKNRFFVPSLSPIILNLSYLFVFFFLFPFVDDLHERVIVLCSAIVTGGFLQFAVQAWYVWKKKDMPKINFNWKHPAIKKIFRLMLPAALGGGFYQLSLLVDIFLANWVQNQNPGLGAVVSLDYSQRLVQLPTGIIGVALATTILPALLQSLKKEEWSAIGHELSGALEFALFLTVPAAIGMVFLAGPILDSIYFGGKWDHIATHTATLPLVFYSLAIPFFSINKILISSYYAFQDTKTPLRIQSISFTINIVLNLSLVWFLKHSAIALSSAISAMITFLLLGTLLKRHKVQFPWPELLKKISKMAVPFLLLGSVLFFHQIFLYSPILNYLDSQGIGYAQASRINLCVVILPAILIFFASSLVFRVDGIYLLVGRFRRKNRAA
- a CDS encoding DUF167 domain-containing protein, with the protein product MKLTIHVKPNSKKVFLRREEDGSITVAVREPALEGKANAAVIAALSEELGVPKKKIRILSGEKGKKKTIEIDP
- a CDS encoding LA_1737 family protein; this translates as MRNRILLTIFLLLPGILTAQTKSQTEDPFDELVREKQELFGSEKEEKYPVRALFLDVEKWEGHSSWHLFWFIRKTDYPKFKQFRIFPFYNSIEAKSGKASLEYLFPLAGYRRVEAEGVEEKTFLSPLYYRNSIQPANGGVGYKENTNFFWLGYNSNSSGPGFEKNFWMVPGFFPLMTRNVELINGLRETHTMFLPALYFNTESAQESKTILALFRWGHDTEKRFFNFFPLLHYTNYKTREDYSFTFFPLFHQSKSNINSKKFALYSPLWFQEEEKTNDSYDNFVFSPILLFYRSKAISLKYESSTYFWAPLALYLRDEGENYKIRNFLLFQWGKEKDWSYFRVLPLFYWSGTKNQNDGALTFFPFVFYKENSYLTVFPIAFYKKDSYLTLFPFYHHSYEGDDFRQYYLPFVYRRIGKEDTETLILNTYWSKTKDELTSLNVFPFWFYKKDEYKHFVPFYFSWKESKEESAFAGPLYFHSSKKDSSSSYLINTFWKFDKGELTSFTFFPIWFYQKDAYKHIVPFYFSWKDDDGGDNRGGPLYYQYRSKDVYQDYYLNTYYKRERGKGLTELVSFPFVFYKENSHLTLFPIYHHAKDGDDFTQYFLLPLPMFRHVRKLESETLVLNAYWTRDEKGEYRSSLFFPFYFHKKNSYLHIPIVLFFQTEDATYKETFAPLFYKYASAAEDEFFLLGYHTYSSNRSSFTRFYPFYYSSREKDESSFLGLAGLFYRWKDPSGETTTRTILPLHYYQKNEYNLWLPFYYRIGGDDKNYVSFSPLHYRLRSPNVDRDWLLLYYSSENREEKTSSRFVAPLYFEWKSKESRGDILLPAYLKYYEKNKNLELYFGGISISQTGGKFDASLKSSASGKEFYVDLDYSFIYNIFSVSLRKEVSNPLTFFSDETKDAPSPVTPQAQKGKKVETTKEVRLAVVGEEEKPSTSPEGSSFASYKKLARENSRNYFGWEALFGIASYQSGDDKKHFRILPLGWFTWGKNNSDRIFAFPLPLPTFWGTVGDESYRVIFPLYAEQKKGEDFIRSLGIILFVMEQEKDRREYSVLWPLIRYAKSKDETSYRFFPFFAHREAADRLETKSIFYYRSKEKTGSYEASSFHGILFPLYQASEEIFTKNDTVSGSGYSAFLPFYYRNYEDRVTGGVSVFKERNLYSPLFLYSSKEDSFTNSKSSSVLSPFFYASYEEKRILEKQYVSDLNLVLPLPLVFWGQEGDEKYRFVFGYYGSTAPERTSWNFLLLFGSSNTKREQKEETFSYAFPFFFQTTTLDKGEWSSTSTTIPIFYSSETTPVSSETRWALLFSRKSIPNQGYSKVALAPFFYWEERKNPFGQTETSLYHPLHFQKKVVQGDSKVKSTYEKNFYPLPLLSTYESVTETDPVKGTVEERSGWDWLFFANYEKRNFPSIQKKESDFKILLGGIWGYSSANDPQRESLSWNLSLFLFRKTVQEKGVQTYSSTLIPIVYSKETTLDSSDTSYFLIAGSKEDRKTGFVRNMLLPLWYDRREVVRPGYVDSFSYYTFIIQSKSVQDGNGGNLTVDWFFPILPLPLLYTFENRVRDDKVRKDVWGFDWLFLANYKNTNYLHSGHESTSLKLLLAIFGYETNGNRDEHETSSYFFPLFFYKSADHKEYESYRWFVPILSYRSYNESKGLIRSHTNLLGILMNYKRDDEAGTESFYLFPSLYFSRDSKLKESTFFVLPFIYNSSNAEESKFFLMGYYQRKNPLSNRYNFLYLVDYETYLKEQKKELTLFLGGFHAEFEKDRTRWGVFGGILLGYESSPQVMDWNFLWIRYLNSPRERVQNFLPIYRYGETQEGYSFLSPPILTYHGKDADGTITLGGLGILYYRNRSEYYKEETTAVLGGLAYFSEKKAARGYQNHGVFGFPLIGGLLWNYEYEEETGFEKTSILKFAYSRTAYKGKVTNRVLGVNWGQVYDSLFGNGGDSKD